The Yoonia sp. SS1-5 genome contains a region encoding:
- the cobM gene encoding precorrin-4 C(11)-methyltransferase, giving the protein MTVYFIGAGPGDPELLTLKAARVIGECPVCLYAGSLVPEAVVACAPDDALVMDTAPMTLDDTHRVIVAAHTKGQDVARVHSGDPSLYGAIAEQIRRLKADGIAYQIIPGVPAYAAAAAALGTELTVPEVAQSIVLTRMSMKSTGMPEGETLANFARTGATLAIHLGIRALREIERQLAPYYGEDCPVAVIYRVGWPDQMIIRGTLMDVREKVRAAKITRTALILVGPALNDSHGFPDSALYDAAKPHVLRPRVKPDI; this is encoded by the coding sequence ATGACGGTTTACTTTATTGGTGCGGGCCCGGGTGATCCGGAATTGCTGACGCTGAAAGCGGCCCGGGTGATTGGCGAATGTCCGGTCTGTCTTTATGCTGGATCTCTGGTGCCCGAGGCTGTTGTGGCCTGCGCCCCGGATGATGCGTTGGTCATGGATACCGCACCCATGACCCTTGATGACACCCATCGTGTGATTGTTGCGGCCCATACAAAGGGGCAGGATGTTGCCCGGGTGCATTCGGGTGATCCATCGCTATATGGCGCGATTGCCGAACAAATCCGGCGGCTGAAGGCTGACGGGATTGCGTATCAGATTATCCCCGGTGTGCCTGCTTATGCAGCAGCTGCGGCCGCATTAGGAACCGAATTGACGGTGCCGGAGGTTGCGCAGTCAATCGTCCTCACACGCATGTCGATGAAATCGACCGGGATGCCCGAAGGTGAGACCCTGGCGAATTTTGCGCGGACGGGTGCGACATTGGCCATTCATCTGGGTATCCGTGCCCTGCGCGAGATTGAGCGGCAGCTGGCGCCCTATTATGGCGAAGATTGTCCGGTCGCCGTGATCTATCGCGTCGGCTGGCCGGATCAGATGATCATTCGTGGCACATTGATGGATGTGCGCGAAAAGGTGCGTGCCGCCAAGATTACCCGCACGGCGCTGATCCTGGTTGGTCCCGCATTGAACGATTCGCATGGGTTTCCGGACAGCGCGCTGTATGATGCGGCCAAACCACATGTGCTGCGACCGCGTGTGAAGCCAGACATATAA
- a CDS encoding universal stress protein, whose amino-acid sequence MFSKVLVPVDVSLTDETQRQLQAAKTLTAPWNSDLHVVTVVPNVGMAIVGSYFDDDFEAKSKSAVQVALDEAVNAAGLSANTYALTGTVYDKVIDLADKLAIDLILIGAHQPALRDYLLGSNAARVVRHAKTSVLVLRN is encoded by the coding sequence ATGTTCAGCAAAGTTCTCGTCCCTGTCGATGTCTCGCTTACGGATGAGACACAGCGACAACTGCAAGCCGCCAAGACGCTGACCGCGCCGTGGAACAGCGACCTGCATGTGGTGACAGTTGTGCCCAATGTCGGCATGGCCATCGTCGGGTCCTATTTTGATGACGATTTCGAGGCCAAAAGCAAAAGCGCGGTTCAAGTGGCCCTTGACGAGGCCGTGAATGCGGCTGGTTTGTCCGCGAACACTTACGCGCTGACAGGCACGGTCTATGACAAGGTCATTGATCTGGCTGACAAGCTCGCGATTGATCTGATCCTGATCGGCGCGCACCAGCCTGCGCTGCGGGACTACCTGTTAGGGTCTAACGCCGCTCGCGTCGTGCGGCACGCAAAAACATCGGTGCTGGTGCTCCGCAACTGA
- a CDS encoding TRAP transporter permease yields MVAEADTGARQASPFAMQMIFALCIIWSLFQLYIASKLPGVLAQATGFSDFANIVAQARYVHLAFAIVLATLAFPIFGHRDRIPTYDWILAILGTVACLYLVVNRFEIATRPGLWSTTDIVMSGIGMVVLMIAVYRSLGLPLVIIASMFLALAFFGGYSEWVGSITNYGGSSFSKAMGHYWMQTEGVFGVALGVSTSMIFLFVLFGALLEKAGGGNWFIKVAIALLGALRGGPAKAAVLSSMMTGMISGSSIANTVTTGTFTIPLMKRIGFSGEKAGAVEVASSTNGQLTPPVMGAAAFLMVEYVNIPYIEVVKHAFLPAVISYIALLYIVHLESLKMGLEGLKKPGRHIGVVMILILFISGFIGMAAITFLVIGFRAMLEPMMPGNTVYAALVLLGVAYLALVYIASRYPDVQVDDPNATAVAAPRLTPTFLGGAYFALPIFVLVWNLMVRTETLDRLSPALSAFWATIAMIIVALTHRPLKAIFRGESDFANQTVAGFRDFVAGLEGGARNMIGIGVATGAAGIIVGTISLTGAHQIIGQVIEVISGGNLIILLVLVAVLSLILGMGLPTTANYIVVSSLMAPVIVSVGAQSGLIVPLIAVHMFVFYFGILADDTPPVGLAAYAAAAISRGDPIKTGVQGFAYDIRTALLPFMFIFNTDLLLINVGPAKAVFVFFVSLVAMLVFAAVTQGYFIAKNRKWEAGVMLLIVFMLFRPDFWLDQWQDKYTYHQGPAALAALQELPSGSNARLEISAPDFDTGIVGNITVVFTPETEGTGLERLEAAGLTVFEDGDMLTLDEPFPGTPYFDTLANDYDFYGDEPAQIATVAIENERMPKEIFFIPAFLLLALIVFLQRGRATQPAF; encoded by the coding sequence ATGGTGGCCGAAGCCGATACCGGCGCCCGCCAAGCCAGCCCCTTTGCCATGCAGATGATTTTCGCCCTGTGCATCATCTGGTCGCTCTTTCAGCTTTATATTGCCTCCAAGCTGCCCGGCGTTCTGGCGCAGGCAACAGGTTTCAGTGACTTTGCCAATATTGTTGCACAGGCGCGCTACGTGCATCTGGCCTTTGCCATTGTTCTGGCCACGCTGGCCTTTCCGATCTTTGGGCACCGGGACCGTATCCCCACCTATGACTGGATCCTTGCGATCCTTGGAACGGTGGCCTGTCTCTATCTGGTTGTGAACAGGTTCGAAATTGCGACCCGTCCGGGCCTGTGGTCCACAACGGATATCGTCATGTCCGGTATCGGCATGGTGGTTCTGATGATCGCTGTGTACCGCTCGCTGGGACTGCCGCTTGTGATCATTGCGTCGATGTTCCTCGCGCTGGCATTCTTTGGCGGGTATTCCGAATGGGTCGGCAGTATTACAAATTACGGCGGGTCGTCTTTCAGCAAGGCGATGGGCCATTACTGGATGCAGACCGAAGGGGTCTTCGGGGTCGCTCTGGGCGTTTCGACGTCAATGATTTTCCTCTTCGTGCTCTTTGGGGCGCTTCTTGAAAAGGCGGGCGGCGGCAACTGGTTCATCAAGGTGGCCATCGCCCTGCTGGGCGCCCTACGGGGCGGTCCGGCCAAGGCAGCGGTCCTGTCCTCGATGATGACGGGCATGATCTCTGGCTCATCTATTGCGAACACTGTGACCACCGGGACCTTCACCATCCCCCTGATGAAGCGGATCGGCTTTTCCGGTGAAAAGGCGGGCGCGGTAGAGGTGGCATCGTCCACCAATGGGCAACTGACACCACCCGTTATGGGGGCCGCGGCCTTCCTGATGGTCGAATATGTGAACATTCCCTATATCGAAGTCGTCAAGCATGCCTTCCTGCCTGCGGTGATTTCCTACATCGCCCTGCTTTATATCGTGCATCTGGAAAGCCTGAAGATGGGGCTGGAAGGGTTGAAAAAGCCAGGGCGCCATATCGGTGTGGTGATGATCCTGATCCTGTTCATCAGCGGCTTCATCGGCATGGCCGCGATTACCTTCCTTGTGATCGGCTTTCGGGCGATGCTGGAACCCATGATGCCGGGCAATACGGTCTATGCGGCCCTTGTCCTGTTGGGGGTCGCCTATCTGGCGCTGGTTTACATCGCATCACGTTACCCCGATGTGCAGGTTGATGACCCCAATGCAACCGCGGTCGCAGCACCACGGCTGACGCCTACCTTCCTGGGCGGGGCGTATTTTGCGCTCCCTATTTTCGTATTGGTCTGGAACCTGATGGTGCGAACAGAGACGCTCGACCGGCTATCGCCTGCCCTCTCGGCCTTCTGGGCCACCATTGCGATGATCATCGTGGCGCTGACCCACAGACCACTCAAGGCGATTTTCCGGGGCGAATCCGATTTTGCCAATCAGACCGTCGCGGGTTTCCGTGACTTTGTCGCGGGCCTCGAAGGGGGCGCGCGCAACATGATCGGGATCGGCGTAGCAACCGGGGCCGCGGGCATCATCGTGGGCACCATTTCCCTGACCGGGGCGCATCAGATCATCGGCCAGGTGATCGAGGTTATCTCGGGCGGCAACCTGATCATTCTGCTTGTGCTGGTGGCGGTACTGTCGTTGATCCTGGGGATGGGCCTGCCGACCACAGCCAACTATATCGTGGTGTCCTCACTAATGGCCCCGGTCATCGTGTCCGTCGGGGCGCAGTCTGGGCTGATTGTGCCGTTGATCGCTGTGCACATGTTTGTGTTTTATTTCGGCATTCTGGCGGATGATACACCTCCCGTCGGCCTCGCGGCCTACGCGGCAGCGGCGATCAGCCGGGGTGATCCGATCAAGACAGGGGTGCAGGGCTTTGCCTACGACATCCGGACAGCCCTGCTGCCGTTCATGTTCATCTTCAACACGGATTTGCTGCTGATCAATGTGGGGCCCGCCAAGGCGGTCTTTGTCTTCTTTGTCTCCCTTGTTGCGATGCTGGTCTTTGCCGCGGTGACCCAAGGGTATTTCATCGCCAAGAACCGCAAATGGGAAGCAGGGGTGATGTTGTTGATCGTCTTCATGCTGTTCCGACCGGATTTCTGGCTGGACCAGTGGCAGGACAAATACACTTATCATCAAGGTCCGGCGGCGCTTGCAGCCCTGCAGGAACTGCCAAGTGGCAGCAATGCACGGTTGGAAATTTCGGCACCTGATTTCGACACAGGGATCGTCGGCAATATCACAGTGGTCTTCACACCCGAGACAGAAGGCACCGGGTTGGAGCGATTGGAAGCCGCCGGCCTGACCGTGTTCGAAGATGGTGACATGCTGACCCTGGACGAACCATTCCCCGGAACGCCCTATTTCGACACGCTGGCAAACGACTATGATTTCTACGGCGATGAACCCGCGCAAATCGCCACGGTCGCCATCGAAAACGAGCGGATGCCCAAAGAAATCTTCTTCATCCCCGCATTCCTGCTTCTGGCACTGATTGTCTTCCTGCAGCGTGGGCGCGCAACCCAACCGGCCTTCTAG
- a CDS encoding TAXI family TRAP transporter solute-binding subunit, whose amino-acid sequence MKHLNIIGGAIAAAALTFGGAASAQDQQFISIGTGGVTGVYYPTGGAICRLVNRDRKDHGIRCAVESTGGSVYNINTIKAGELEFGVAQSDWQYHAYNGTSQFADNPFPDVRAMFSVHPEPFTLIVRADSGITSFEELKGQRVNVGNPGSGQRATMEVVMEAFGMTMDDFALATEYKGSEMAKQICDDNIDAMIYTIGHPAAAIKEATTTCDVKLVSVTGAPVDALVNDNPYYRVATIPAGMYAGTDEDTTTFGVGATFVTSAQVSDDVAYVVAKAVMSNLDDFRGLHPAFANLEASEMVSDGLSAPLHPGAEKAYKELGLME is encoded by the coding sequence GTGAAACATCTCAACATTATCGGTGGCGCCATTGCGGCCGCCGCACTTACATTCGGCGGCGCGGCAAGCGCACAGGATCAGCAATTCATCTCAATCGGGACCGGTGGCGTCACAGGCGTCTACTACCCAACCGGCGGCGCGATCTGTCGCCTCGTCAATCGCGACCGCAAGGATCACGGGATCCGCTGCGCAGTCGAGTCGACCGGTGGATCTGTCTACAACATCAACACCATCAAGGCGGGCGAGCTAGAGTTCGGCGTGGCCCAATCTGACTGGCAGTACCATGCCTATAACGGCACATCGCAGTTTGCAGACAACCCGTTCCCTGATGTCCGCGCGATGTTCTCGGTCCATCCAGAGCCATTCACACTGATCGTGCGTGCCGATAGCGGCATCACATCCTTTGAAGAGCTCAAAGGCCAGCGCGTGAATGTCGGCAACCCCGGATCTGGCCAGCGCGCCACAATGGAAGTTGTCATGGAAGCCTTCGGGATGACTATGGACGATTTCGCCCTCGCGACAGAGTATAAAGGTTCTGAAATGGCCAAGCAGATCTGCGACGATAATATCGACGCGATGATCTACACGATCGGTCACCCGGCTGCCGCAATCAAGGAAGCGACAACAACCTGTGACGTGAAACTGGTCTCTGTCACCGGCGCGCCTGTTGATGCGCTTGTGAACGACAACCCTTACTACCGCGTGGCGACTATTCCTGCCGGCATGTATGCGGGCACTGATGAAGACACAACAACCTTTGGTGTTGGGGCGACATTCGTGACCTCTGCGCAGGTGTCCGATGATGTGGCTTACGTGGTTGCCAAGGCCGTGATGTCGAACCTGGATGATTTCCGCGGATTGCACCCTGCATTTGCAAATCTGGAAGCCAGCGAGATGGTCAGCGACGGGCTGTCTGCACCACTGCATCCCGGCGCAGAAAAAGCCTATAAAGAGCTTGGTCTGATGGAATAG
- a CDS encoding aspartate aminotransferase family protein, whose translation MSHVFPRQIAAPPVKAVSGEGCYLIDDSGKWYFDGSGGAAVSCLGHGDAAVIKAIQDQAGQLAFAHTGFFTSEPAEKLADLLIAQAPGDLDRVYFVSGGSEAVEAALKLARQYHLERGAPDRRHIIARRQSYHGNTLGALATGGNAWRRAQFAPILIDVSHIAPCYEYVEKDADETAFDYGQRAAQELEDEILRLGPDTVMAFVAEPVVGATMGAVPAVEGYFKRIREICDTYGVLLILDEVMCGMGRTGHLFACEADGVTPDILCIAKGLGAGYQPIGAMLCTDAIYQALAAGSGFFQHGHTYIGHPVACAAGVAVVDAILSRGLLPRVNEMSQKLRGALHDAFGQHPNIGDIRGRGLFLGMEFVADRADKTPFAPGLNIAGRFKAAAFEAGLICYPMRGTRDGQYGDHVLLAPPFIMSDDQVGEIVDKLKRAAIVLDTA comes from the coding sequence ATGAGCCACGTCTTTCCGCGCCAAATTGCAGCCCCTCCCGTCAAGGCCGTCAGCGGCGAGGGGTGTTATCTGATTGATGACAGCGGCAAGTGGTATTTCGATGGGTCAGGGGGCGCGGCGGTGTCCTGTCTTGGCCATGGCGATGCCGCCGTAATCAAGGCAATACAGGACCAGGCGGGCCAGCTTGCCTTTGCGCATACGGGCTTTTTCACCAGCGAACCGGCGGAAAAACTGGCGGATCTGCTGATCGCGCAGGCCCCGGGGGATCTGGATCGCGTTTATTTCGTCTCTGGTGGGTCCGAGGCGGTCGAGGCTGCCTTGAAGCTTGCCCGGCAATACCATCTGGAACGCGGCGCCCCGGACCGGCGCCATATCATCGCGCGGCGCCAAAGTTATCATGGCAATACGCTTGGGGCGTTGGCCACCGGCGGCAACGCCTGGCGGCGGGCGCAATTCGCCCCGATCCTGATTGATGTCAGCCATATCGCCCCCTGTTACGAGTACGTCGAAAAAGACGCGGACGAGACCGCGTTCGACTACGGGCAACGCGCCGCCCAAGAGTTGGAGGACGAAATCCTGCGCCTTGGGCCGGACACGGTGATGGCCTTTGTGGCTGAACCGGTTGTGGGTGCAACAATGGGGGCAGTCCCCGCGGTCGAAGGGTATTTCAAACGTATCCGCGAGATTTGCGATACATATGGCGTCTTGCTGATCCTTGACGAGGTCATGTGCGGCATGGGGCGCACGGGACATTTGTTTGCCTGCGAGGCGGATGGTGTGACGCCGGACATCCTGTGCATCGCCAAGGGATTGGGCGCGGGCTACCAGCCGATTGGTGCGATGTTGTGTACGGATGCGATCTATCAGGCACTCGCCGCAGGTTCGGGGTTTTTCCAGCATGGTCATACCTATATCGGCCATCCGGTCGCCTGTGCCGCCGGTGTTGCCGTGGTGGACGCGATCTTGAGCCGCGGGTTGTTGCCCCGGGTGAATGAGATGTCGCAAAAGCTGCGCGGTGCGCTGCATGACGCGTTTGGCCAGCACCCGAATATCGGGGATATCCGGGGCAGGGGTCTGTTTCTGGGTATGGAATTTGTGGCTGACCGGGCAGACAAGACACCGTTTGCGCCGGGCCTGAACATTGCTGGCCGTTTCAAGGCGGCCGCCTTTGAGGCCGGGTTGATCTGCTATCCGATGCGCGGCACCCGTGACGGCCAGTATGGCGATCATGTCCTGCTGGCGCCGCCTTTCATCATGTCGGATGATCAGGTCGGCGAGATCGTCGACAAGCTGAAACGCGCGGCAATTGTCCTCGATACAGCCTAG
- a CDS encoding AMP-binding protein — MTIFSSAFADVPLTDQSITERVFAGLIDRPDDVVLTDGPTGRTMTTAAFMDQVKRLAGGLTQAGFGAGHTVALMAPNIPEYCVIFHAVAWAGGTITTLNPTYTAPEIKHQLADSQAELLITIPDFVGTAQEAAGDIGVIAIGSPEFLGLMGDPINAQVPVDLDKHTVVLPYSSGTTGLPKGVMLSHRNLVANCDQIIAAGGFRKGEVAAGFLPFFHIYGMTVLMNVHLAGGGAVVTLPRFDLPLFLQISQDHKSRRMWIVPPVALALAKHPIVDDYDLSALEQVFSGAAPLGAELSNAVEARLGCTSLQGYGMTELAPVSHVTPGAANKPGGSGQAVPNTHCRIVDIETGADLPAGQEGELWIKGPQVMQGYLNNPSATAATIVDDGWLRTGDIARIDADGYMFIVDRLKELIKYKGFQVAPAELEATLVGMDGITDAAVIGLPDPEAGELPIGFVVAAEGGPDETAIMAHFDKTLASYKQLHQIRFVDEIPKSASGKILRRFLRDKIAAE, encoded by the coding sequence ATGACCATATTCAGCAGCGCGTTCGCCGACGTCCCACTTACCGATCAGTCCATCACCGAACGGGTTTTTGCAGGATTGATTGACCGCCCCGACGACGTTGTCCTGACGGACGGCCCCACAGGGCGCACGATGACGACTGCGGCTTTCATGGATCAGGTCAAGCGGTTGGCGGGCGGTCTGACCCAGGCGGGGTTCGGTGCAGGGCATACTGTTGCGCTGATGGCCCCGAACATCCCGGAATATTGTGTGATTTTCCATGCGGTGGCCTGGGCTGGGGGAACAATCACGACACTGAACCCAACCTACACCGCCCCCGAGATCAAACATCAGCTGGCGGACTCGCAAGCCGAGTTGCTGATCACCATTCCCGATTTTGTGGGCACGGCACAGGAAGCCGCCGGTGATATCGGCGTGATCGCAATCGGCTCACCTGAGTTTCTGGGCCTCATGGGTGATCCCATCAACGCACAGGTTCCCGTTGACCTCGATAAGCATACGGTTGTGCTGCCATACTCGTCAGGCACGACCGGGCTGCCCAAGGGCGTCATGTTATCGCACCGCAACCTTGTGGCCAATTGCGATCAGATCATCGCTGCGGGGGGCTTTCGGAAAGGCGAGGTTGCGGCAGGCTTTCTGCCGTTCTTCCATATCTATGGTATGACAGTTTTGATGAATGTGCATCTTGCCGGTGGTGGGGCCGTGGTGACCTTGCCGCGTTTTGATCTGCCGTTGTTCCTGCAAATCAGTCAGGATCACAAGTCGCGGCGCATGTGGATCGTGCCACCGGTCGCACTGGCGCTTGCCAAGCATCCGATTGTGGATGACTACGACCTCAGCGCGCTGGAACAGGTGTTTTCCGGCGCGGCGCCATTGGGTGCGGAACTCTCCAATGCGGTCGAGGCCCGGCTTGGCTGCACATCGTTGCAGGGCTACGGCATGACAGAGCTGGCCCCGGTGTCACACGTGACCCCGGGTGCCGCCAACAAACCCGGCGGGTCCGGGCAGGCTGTTCCCAATACCCATTGTCGCATTGTCGATATCGAAACCGGCGCTGATCTGCCTGCCGGACAGGAAGGTGAATTGTGGATCAAGGGTCCGCAGGTGATGCAGGGCTATCTGAACAATCCCTCAGCCACCGCCGCAACCATTGTGGATGATGGCTGGCTGCGCACCGGCGATATCGCCCGGATTGACGCCGATGGTTACATGTTCATTGTGGACCGGCTGAAAGAGCTGATCAAATACAAGGGCTTTCAGGTGGCCCCGGCCGAGCTGGAGGCCACGCTGGTTGGTATGGACGGCATCACCGATGCCGCCGTGATCGGTCTGCCCGACCCGGAAGCAGGCGAGCTGCCCATCGGTTTTGTCGTCGCGGCCGAAGGGGGGCCGGACGAAACCGCGATCATGGCGCATTTCGACAAAACGCTGGCCTCCTACAAGCAGCTGCATCAAATACGGTTTGTGGACGAAATCCCGAAATCTGCATCCGGCAAGATCCTGCGCCGGTTCCTGCGCGACAAGATTGCCGCCGAATAA
- a CDS encoding DUF1489 family protein, with protein MTKTVHLLKLSVGTEDVAGLAAWQSTKRAQSDDGLPRHITRMWPKRGDEIVNGGSIFWVIKGVILCRQPVLRLDEYIGADGIRRCAICCKPGLIRVAATPKRAFQGWRYLSVDDAPADLPQGRQSEEALPPELSKALAAIGVR; from the coding sequence ATGACCAAGACCGTTCATCTGCTCAAACTTTCCGTCGGCACCGAAGACGTCGCAGGCCTGGCCGCCTGGCAATCGACAAAGCGGGCGCAGTCGGATGACGGCCTGCCTCGTCACATCACCCGGATGTGGCCGAAACGCGGCGACGAGATTGTCAACGGGGGCTCGATTTTCTGGGTCATCAAGGGCGTCATCCTGTGCAGGCAACCCGTTTTGCGGCTTGACGAATATATCGGGGCCGATGGCATCCGGCGCTGCGCCATCTGCTGCAAACCCGGATTGATCAGGGTTGCGGCGACACCAAAACGCGCCTTTCAGGGCTGGCGATATCTGAGCGTGGACGACGCACCTGCCGATTTGCCCCAAGGCCGACAAAGCGAAGAGGCCCTGCCCCCCGAACTCAGCAAGGCGCTGGCCGCTATCGGCGTCCGCTAA
- a CDS encoding adenosylcobalamin-dependent ribonucleoside-diphosphate reductase: protein MSRFSAPIAEQIWDMKYRFKEADGTPIDETVEDTWRRIARALAAVESDPAAWEDRFYDALADFKYLPAGRITAGAGTARSVTLFNCFVMGTVPDSMGGIFDMLKEAALTMQQGGGIGYDFSTIRPKGAGVKGVAADASGPLSFMDVWDAMCRTIMSAGSRRGAMMATMRCDHPDIEAFITAKSDPARLRMFNMSVLVTDPFMDAVKADGPWDLVFDGETYRTVQARDLWDAIMRSTYDYAEPGVIFIDRINQMNNLSYCETIAATNPCGEQPLPPYGACLLGSINLARLVTDPFGDAAALDDDALTELVATAVRMMDNVVDASRFPLAAQQAEAQAKRRIGLGITGLADALLMVGLRYGSEEAARQTDRWMHAIARAAYLASASLASEKGAFPLFDADAFLASGAMQDMDEDVKDAIRQKGIRNALLTSIAPTGTISLYAGNVSSGIEPVFAYAYTRKVLQKDGSRTEEEVVDYAVQLWRDLKGDAPLPDYFVNAQTLAPLDHVRMQAAAQKWIDSSISKTINCPEDISFEDFKEVYMAAWDQGCKGCTTYRPNDVTGSVLSVSEEASPSEVPDQVRDGDEGAEVVYMSEPLDRPQELDGATYKLKWPDSEHAIYITVNDLVIAGHRRPFEVFINSKNMEHFAWTVALTRMISAVFRRGGDVSFVVEELKAVFDPRGGAWMQGKYVPSILAAIGGVIEKHMISTGFLAGEGMGLKADPQADVVAINGGQRGKACTSCGAYELRMIEGCMTCASCGYSKCG, encoded by the coding sequence ATGTCTCGTTTCTCTGCCCCAATTGCTGAACAAATCTGGGATATGAAATACCGGTTCAAAGAGGCTGATGGCACGCCGATTGACGAAACGGTTGAGGATACCTGGCGCCGGATCGCACGCGCATTGGCCGCGGTCGAGAGTGACCCGGCCGCCTGGGAGGATCGGTTTTACGACGCTTTGGCCGATTTCAAATACCTGCCCGCTGGCCGGATCACCGCAGGTGCGGGCACTGCCCGCTCGGTCACCTTGTTCAACTGCTTTGTCATGGGAACGGTGCCTGACAGTATGGGTGGTATCTTTGATATGCTCAAAGAGGCGGCGCTGACCATGCAGCAGGGTGGCGGGATCGGCTATGATTTCTCGACCATTCGTCCCAAGGGCGCGGGTGTCAAAGGCGTGGCAGCGGATGCATCCGGCCCGCTGTCGTTCATGGATGTCTGGGATGCGATGTGCCGCACGATCATGTCCGCGGGATCCCGCAGGGGTGCGATGATGGCAACAATGCGCTGTGACCATCCGGATATCGAGGCGTTCATCACGGCCAAGTCCGATCCGGCCCGTCTGCGTATGTTCAACATGTCGGTACTGGTGACGGACCCATTCATGGATGCGGTCAAGGCGGACGGGCCGTGGGATCTTGTCTTTGATGGCGAAACCTATCGCACCGTGCAGGCTCGCGATCTGTGGGATGCGATCATGCGGTCAACCTATGACTATGCCGAACCGGGTGTGATCTTTATCGACCGTATCAACCAGATGAACAATCTGAGTTACTGCGAGACAATTGCTGCAACCAACCCATGTGGTGAGCAGCCGCTGCCGCCTTATGGCGCCTGCCTGCTTGGCTCGATCAATCTGGCCCGTCTTGTGACGGACCCGTTTGGGGATGCGGCTGCGCTGGACGATGACGCGCTGACAGAACTGGTCGCCACAGCCGTACGGATGATGGATAATGTGGTCGACGCATCCCGTTTTCCATTGGCGGCGCAGCAGGCCGAAGCGCAGGCAAAGCGCCGCATCGGGCTGGGCATTACCGGACTGGCGGATGCGCTGCTGATGGTCGGTCTGCGCTATGGCTCGGAGGAGGCGGCGCGTCAGACCGATCGCTGGATGCACGCTATCGCCCGCGCCGCTTATCTGGCCTCTGCGAGCCTGGCGAGCGAGAAAGGCGCTTTCCCGCTGTTTGATGCTGACGCGTTCCTGGCGAGCGGCGCAATGCAAGACATGGATGAGGACGTAAAAGATGCTATCCGTCAAAAAGGCATACGAAATGCGTTGCTGACGTCAATCGCGCCAACCGGTACGATCAGCTTGTATGCAGGCAACGTCTCTTCCGGAATCGAGCCCGTGTTTGCCTATGCCTACACCCGAAAGGTTTTGCAAAAGGATGGATCGCGGACCGAGGAAGAGGTTGTCGACTATGCCGTCCAGCTGTGGCGTGATTTGAAAGGGGACGCGCCCCTGCCAGATTATTTTGTCAACGCGCAGACGTTGGCGCCGCTTGATCATGTGCGTATGCAGGCGGCCGCGCAGAAATGGATCGACAGTTCGATCTCCAAAACAATTAACTGCCCTGAAGACATCAGCTTTGAAGACTTCAAGGAAGTATACATGGCAGCCTGGGATCAGGGCTGTAAGGGCTGCACCACGTATCGTCCGAATGATGTGACCGGATCCGTTTTGTCAGTGTCAGAGGAGGCCTCGCCATCAGAGGTTCCCGATCAGGTCCGGGACGGCGACGAAGGTGCTGAGGTGGTCTATATGTCCGAACCGCTGGATCGGCCACAGGAGCTGGACGGGGCGACCTACAAGCTGAAATGGCCTGATTCAGAGCATGCCATTTACATCACTGTAAATGATCTGGTGATTGCTGGACACAGGCGCCCATTCGAGGTGTTCATCAATTCCAAGAATATGGAGCATTTTGCCTGGACCGTCGCGCTGACCCGGATGATTTCCGCGGTCTTTCGGCGCGGTGGTGACGTGTCGTTTGTGGTGGAGGAACTCAAGGCGGTGTTCGACCCGCGCGGCGGTGCGTGGATGCAGGGCAAGTATGTGCCATCAATCCTCGCCGCAATTGGTGGGGTGATTGAAAAGCACATGATCTCCACCGGATTTCTGGCGGGTGAAGGGATGGGGCTGAAGGCCGATCCGCAGGCGGATGTTGTTGCGATCAACGGTGGACAGCGCGGCAAAGCATGCACCTCGTGTGGGGCATATGAGTTGCGGATGATCGAAGGCTGTATGACATGCGCGTCATGCGGTTATTCGAAGTGTGGGTAA
- a CDS encoding helix-turn-helix transcriptional regulator, protein MFPVHRTALGLTQKELAHRAGVSMRYISRLERQKHQPTLDAINGLSDGLGTTMTAVVSEIEGLLRKD, encoded by the coding sequence TTGTTTCCAGTTCACCGGACCGCGCTTGGGCTAACCCAAAAGGAACTTGCACACAGGGCTGGTGTTTCGATGCGTTACATCTCTCGTCTAGAGAGGCAAAAGCACCAACCGACGCTCGATGCGATAAATGGGCTCAGCGACGGTCTCGGGACCACGATGACTGCGGTTGTCTCCGAGATTGAAGGCCTACTTCGCAAAGACTAG